A genomic window from Cyanobacteria bacterium FACHB-DQ100 includes:
- a CDS encoding XRE family transcriptional regulator: MQERVVVVIRDLMKLQGVSIRQISARIAEEHGGSALGYTQQINRILNDPAYEPSFATVEKILSALKFSMWQLPSNLKTIESRLDKLSDEIYEIKNTVAQLCASIEAISNDRDKVQ, encoded by the coding sequence ATGCAAGAAAGAGTGGTGGTGGTGATTCGGGATTTAATGAAACTTCAAGGTGTGAGCATTCGACAGATCTCTGCCAGAATCGCTGAAGAGCATGGGGGAAGCGCATTAGGATACACACAGCAGATCAACCGTATCCTGAATGATCCAGCGTATGAACCGAGTTTTGCAACCGTTGAGAAGATACTATCAGCGTTGAAATTTTCAATGTGGCAATTGCCCTCGAATCTTAAAACGATCGAATCCCGATTAGATAAGTTAAGTGATGAAATTTATGAGATCAAGAACACCGTTGCTCAGCTTTGTGCATCGATTGAGGCAATATCCAACGATCGCGACAAAGTACAGTAA